The sequence GCTCAATGCTCAATGCTCAATGCTCAATGACCAATGAATCCCTTCTGCTATGCTGTAGGCAATGACGTTGAGGTATTGTGGTTTTTTTAGGATATGCATCTCTGCGGGGTTTGACATGAAGCCCCCTTCGACGAGGATTGCTGGCATTGTTGTTTCTTCTAGGACGGTGAAGTATGCAGGTTTTATCCCTCGTGATGGTGCTTTTGTATGTTGAATAAGGGCATCTAGAACATGTTGGGCATATTGCTTCGATGTCGTTGATGTCTTGTAGTAAAAAATTTCTATGCCGTTGGCTTTACGGTTGAGCGACGAGTTGTAGTGTATGCTGACGAATAGGTCTGCGTTGATTTTGTTGGCGATGGCGGCGCGTTTATATAGGGGCAGTGTTGTGTTGGCGTTTCTTGTGAGGATTACATCATACCCCATATCTTCTAGGTAGTTTTTTACCATCATAACAGTGGCGAGGGTCATATGCTTTTCTAGGTGACGCTTGTCATAAGAAAGCGCTCCTGGGTCTTTGCCGCCGTGTCCGGCGTCGATGGCGATGATAGTAGAGGCTTTTTTTATGATAGGAGTTGTCGTCGCCGATGTTATAAGGTTTTCGGTGTCTAATGTTGAAGACGTCTGCCGTGAAGAGCACGACGTTATGGCGATAAGTGATATGGCGAAGAGTATTACTGCGCGTATCATACGGTGACCTTTTTTTGTGATATATCGTTACAAAGCTCTTCGGCGATGGCGACATCGTCGAAAGGTATAGTTTTATGTGCGAAGTATTGTTTTTTCTCGTGGCCTTTCCCTGCTATTAGTACGGTGTCACCAGGTTCTGCGATTTTTATGGCGTAGTGTATCGCTTCGCGTCTGTCGACTTCGACGACATAGTTTGTGCCAGAGGAGAATGCACGGGTTATAGAGCGGCATATTGTTTCGGGGTTTTCATCGCGGGGGTTGTCGGTGGTGACGACGCATATGTCAGCATGTTGTTCGCAAGCCTGTGCCATCTTAGGTCTTTTGCTTTTGTCTCTATTGCCTCCACATCCGAAGACGATGATAAGACGATTTTTTGCGGTGCTTTTTAGGAAAGATGAGACGTTATGCAGGGCGTCTTCGGTGCTGGCAGAGTCGACATATACTTTTATGCCTAGGGGGTTCTGGACTTCTTGCATGCGCCCGGCGATTGCTGGGATGGAAGAAACCAACGGAGGGATGGTTTCGAAGGGGATTCCGTGTGTTACACCGAAGGCGACGACGGCGAGGATGTTGTAAACGTTATATTTCCCTGGGAAGCTCGTCGTGAAAGGCAGCGTGCTTCCACCATATGATACGTCGAAGGTGGTGCTTTCCCTTCCGTATATTATGGAAGAGGCACTGACATCGGCGTCGTTGTCGATAGCATAAGTTATTATCGGTGCCTTGCAGCTTTTTATGATATATTGATTCCAAGGGTCGTCAATATTTACGATGGCGGTCTTGTGGTATGGCATCAAGGCCTTTTTGTCGCGAGGAGAGAGGCCTTTGAAGAGTAGCGCTTTGCTCGAAGCATAGCGTTTCATCGTCTTGTGGTAGTCGAGGTGGTCTTGGGAGAGGTTTGTGAAGATGGCAGCATCGAACTGTATCCCTTGTACACGGTTTTGGTCGAGGGCATGCGATGACACCTCCATAACGGCAGCGTGGCACCCTTCGGATACCATGTTGTTGAGGAGGCGATAGTTGGTGATGACGTCGGGAGTGGTGTGAGAGGCCTCCTGGTGGTAGCTGCCGATGATGTATTGCAGAGACCCTACAAGCCCACACGGCTTCGAGACGCTATCAAGGAGGTGTTTTATCATGAAGGAGCACGTTGTTTTACCATTGGTGCCTGTGACGCCGACCATTAGGAGTTTTTTGTCGGGAGAGCCGTAGTAGTTCGCTGCTAGCGATGCTTCGACGTCAGGGACATCGGGGTGTATTAACTGTACGGTATTTTTGTAGAAGGGGTTGTAGATATCGGTGAGGATGGCGCTAGCGCCGGCGTCTAGGGCTTCAGGGATATATATATTTCCGTCGTACGAGCCACCGCGTTTTGCGATAAATAAATTCCCAGGAGCGGCGAATTTCGAGTTGGAGCACAGCCCCGTTATCTCTATCTCTTTAGAGCCTTTTATCTCTTCGACGTCGATATCTTTTAGAAGTTTTCTTAATTTCATTATTGTTCGTTCCATTGTTTGTATGTTTCGCGGAGTTCTTCGATCTCATCGAGCCAGTCGGCTTCTTTGGCGTCGCGGCGAGGGTCGCCGACAGGGTATCCGTGTGGGTCGTCGGGGGAGACGCCGAGGTATTCTAGTGTGCGGAATGCTATATTCCTGAACGCTGGCGATGCGCACGTTCCCCCATGCCAGTTTTTCCCTATATATGGGAGGTATACTCGTGATGGCTCGTCGATGACGACAAGAAGGACGAAGCGCGGATTCTTCAAAGGCGCGAAGCCGATGAAGTTGGAGATATATCTTTCGTCGGAATATTTGCCGTCGATTATTTTCTCCGACGTCCCAGATTTTCCCGCTTCGGTGTATCCGCTGATGTCGGCGCGACGTGCCGTGCCGCCCATCTTCGTGACATATTTCATCCCCTTGATGACCTTCTCTATGATGTCTTCGTCGAGGATTTTCGGAAACACTGTGACGTCGTCGCTTTTATTTTCTAGTATGACGTTTTCGCTGCCGTCGTCATGGTGTTCTACGATCTTTTTTACTATGGTCGGTGTTACAAGGAAGCCACCATTGGCGAAGATGCAATATGCTCTAGCATGCTGTATGCTGTTCATGATGATGTTATGTCCCATGGCTAGAGAGAATGGCGTTGGCTTCGACCACTGCAGAGCGCCGCTGGCATATTTCACGCCAGGGGTGGGGACAAGCCCCTGGGCTTCAGCGGGGAGCTCTATGTATGTCTTCTTTCCAAAGCCGAAGTTTTCTATCGCCTGACGATACCATTCGTCTCCCATAGTTTCGACGATACGCTGCGCAAGGCGTGCTACATATATATTCGAAGACTTTTGTAGGGCTTGGTACATGTTGAGGAATTTGTGGACGCGCCCGTCTTTGAGGTCGCGGGAGCGTCCCGGGAAATTTCCTCGGGAAGTGTCGAGCTTTTCGTCGGGGTCGAAGAGAGCCTCTTTTCCGGAAGCTTGTAGTTCTTTGTTGGCCTGCAGAGCGATGGCAACGGTTATAGGCTTCATGCTAGAACCCGGCTCATAGGCATCGGTGACAGCGCGTATCTTGGAGTCTTCGACAAGATCCTTGTCGTTGAAATATTCGTGGTAGTTCATAGGGTCGAAGAAAGGGTATTGTGCAAGGGCCATAATCTCGCCGGTAGCGGGTTCCATCATCACAGCCCAGCCCCCTACGGCTTTGGCGGTAGTGATGGCATGGGCGAGTTCTTCTTCGACGATGCTTTGTATATAGTGGTTGATGGTGAGGTATATGTCAGCGCCGTTATGAGGAGCGACGAGGAGCTCTCCCTTAGCAATAGGATTCCTTAGCGAGCGGATAATGCGCCGCTTTCCTAGCGTCCCTGTTAGCTGCTCGTTGAAGTATAGCTCTAGGCCTCCAGTAGGAAGTCCTTGTTTTGTGACCTCCTCTTTGGTGTCGCGGATGGTATGTAGTGCCTGACCTAAAAGAGACCCGAAAGGATATGATCGTTGATAGTCGTTGATGAAATATATTGCATTGCCGGCGATCTTGTTGGCGCGAGAATAGCCTCTCCACCATGTCACGATGGCATCGTGGGATTCTTTGTCGAGTTCGACGATGAGCTTTCTACTGCGGCTTCGGGAATATGTAAACTGCTTGTCAAAATGCTCTCGTGACGACAACGGCAGCGAAGCAAAAGACCATAACTCTTTGGCGATATCATCGTGGCAGCGTTCTGGGATAGAGGCCGGGTCGATATATAGGTGGAAGACAGGGACGTCGATGACAAGGGGCTGTGGAGATTCTGGATGGCGGCGATATAGCGAGGTGTTGGAGTAGAAACTTCCTCGGCGGAAGGGTTCCTTTATGACGATCTCATGGAGGTTCTTGGCTTTCTGCGACCACTTCTCGCCTTCGATGATCTGTATCGTGAAAAACTTTATTATCAACGCAGAGAACATCACCGACATGATTAGCGCTATCGTAAATATCCTATTGCGTATCGAGGAGGGTATTGTTGGAGTCTTCATGATTCTTCGACCATGATAAGGTGTTCTTCTTCGGTAACGACGATGATATCATCGACATAAGGATATGAAAGATGCCCGAACTCGGGCTTCCGCGACATCTCAATAAGGTTCTTCGGGCTTTCAAAACGCTCGATTTCATATTCTAGACGTTTGTTTTTAGAGCGCGTCTCGTTGATGCTCCTTGTAACGACAGGAATAGAAAGGCGTAGTTCCATGATATCGTTCTGGCTGTCGAGGTATAAAAAAACCATGAAAAAGGAAAAGGCGATACAGAAAAAAATCCTCATGATCAGCACCTTATTTGTTTTTGTCACCGAGCTTTTCAATAAAACGCATCTTGGCACTGCGAGATCGTGGGTTTGACTTTATTTCCTCAGGAGAAGGCGCTATAGGTTTTTTTGTTAATAACGTAACGGTAGGGTTTTCTTCAACGACGATGTCAGGGATGTCAGGAGAAGTGGAATGTTTGCTGGCAGCGAGACGGAAAACATTTTTAACAATCCTGTCTTCTAAGCTGTGGAAGCTTATGATGCCAAGACGCCCACCGGGACTTAACAACGCAATAGCATCGGGAATGACGGCTTTTAAAGCGCCAAGCTCGTCGTTGACGGCAATACGCAGCGCCTGGAAAACTAACGTCATAGGACTTATCTTCTTTCGGCCCAAACGTGGAAGATGTGGCGATAATAACTCGACAAGGTCGGTAGTAGTAATAAGCCTTTTCTTCCTACGACCATCGACAATAATTTTCGCAATACGACGCCATCGTGGCTCTTCACCATATTCACGGAATATCGTTCCCAGCTGCTTCTCTGTCCAGCGGTTCACTATCTCGCTGGCAGTAAGAGGCATAGAGGGGTCGCGGCGCATGTCAAGAGGGCCCTCCTGAGAGAAACTCATGCCACGAGAACCATCGTCAAGTTGTAACGACGATACACCAATATCTAGGAATATACCGTCGACACCATCGATGCCATGGTCTTCTACCGCCGCCTTCATATCGCGGAAATTGCTGCGTATCAGCATGATACGTTCTTTGTGGGCAGACAGATTTTTTTCGGCAATAGATAAGGCGTGGCGATCTTCGTCAATACCTACGAATGTTTTTATCTCTTCGTGTTCTTTTAGTATTGCTGAGGCGTGCCCTCCAAGCCCTAGAGTACCGTCTACGAACGTATTAATGTGTCGTTCGCGAAAAAAATGTAGAAATTCTTCTGCCAATACTGGTATATGTAACTCATTCATAATCACGATTATGGTGTTATATATACTTTTTTGCAACGACAATGAGAGAATGTTTTCATTTACTTAAAAAGATTTTTTTGCTACAATAATACTGTAGGAGCATAACAAAGGATTATTATATATGGAAAATATTTATAAGCTGCCGTTTCAAGTACATATAGAATATGCCCAACGAACACGCCTTATTGAGAGCGTTAATGAGCAGTACCGTATATCAGAAGCAGGATCTATTCCTTCACAGATGTCGGTAGTCAACACCTTCCCGCGCACTCTTGAGCTCGACATGCTTTTCGGTATGATGACCAGCAATGCTCCGTGGGCGATGTTTATGCCTCCACGAAAATTTTATTCGCAGCGACGTCCTTCGTTTATAAGCTATCGCGCGGCACCAAGCTTAGGGACCCTAGAAAAACAAGCAGCAGATTACTTGAAGCTTAAAAACCTTTCGTCTTTGTCAGACGAAGAAGGCGAAGAAGGCGAAGGAAGGGAAGAAGAGGAAGAAGAGAAGAGTGCATTATGTTCTTGTTTCGAGCAGCTAGACGAAATTAATTCTTGGAAAGGGCACATTCTCGGAAGAGTAGCAGAACTTTTAGCAGGGTAATATTTAGCGGGGTAACATATTATGAATGAAAAACATAGAGATTGGTGTGAGGTGCTGGGATGGGACGAAGAGCAGCTCGACGACCTTAAAATAACAGGATATTCATATATAAGGCAGGGGAAATATGAAATCGCCAAGCCTTTTTTCGAGGCGCTAACGGCTTTAGAACCTCACGAGCCGTATAACTTCCAAACCCTTGGAGCAATATATCTTCAGATTGGAGATCCTCAAAAGGCTCTTGAAGTCTTTGATAAAGCGCTTTCCCTAGACGAACAGCACGCCGTTACACACCTTAATAAAGCTAAAGCTCTTCTCGAGATAGGCTCTAAAGACGAAGGCTTCAAAATTATCGATTCCCTCGTCGTCCACGACGATGCTAAAATCGCCACGACAGCACAAGCTCTCGCTATGGCATACCGATAATTCAGTGACCAGTGACCAGTGATCAGTGATCAGTGATCATTGAGCATTAATTTGCATTCAGAATTTTTTTTATTGTAGACGATATCCTTGATACATCACTTCTTTCTATGTTGCAGTGCAGCGGTAATGCTAGCGTCTGTGAATAGTACCGTTCCATGTTAGGGAAGTCCGTTGATATATCGCCGAGGATATTCTTAAAGTAAGGCTGCTGGTACAAAGGGATATATAGCACCTGTGACCCAATGCCTTCGTCATGGAGGCGCTCCATTACAGCTTTGCGCGTTGTTTTGCATGCTTCGAAGTCGATCTTAACGACGAAGAGGTGTGGCGATACGGTGTTCTCTTGGGGGATTTCTAAAAAAGAAAGATTCTTTACGCCTTCTAGGTCTTCGTGGTACCACGAAGTTATCTTACGGCGTTTTTTTATGAAAAGGTCTATCTTTTTTAGCTGGCTGACGCCAAGGGCAGCGCTGATGTCGGTCATATTATAGTTGCCAGTGGCATCGACGACCTCGTGATACCACGGACCAGGACTGTCAGGGCAATCTCTGACGATGCCATTATTACGGAAAAGACGTAAGCGCTGTGCCATAGCTTCGTTGTTGGTGGTAACCATCCCCCCCTCCCCAGTCGTTATTGTCTTCGCTGGATGGAAGCTGAATACCGTCATATCACTATAGACACAAGAACCCACAAGAGGTCCGTTTTTTTCGTACGAGGAACCCAAAGCGTGAGAGCCGTCTTCGATGATGATGTCGTCGGGAGATAACGGCATATTCCCAAGACGTTCCATGTCGACAGGAAGCCCAGCAAAATGGACGGGCACAACGATATTTTTTCCTCGCGACGATGGTATCATAAGTTTTTCGGCGAGAGCGTCTAGGTCGATGTTTCCTGTGGTTTCGTCGATGTCAACGAATGTTGGAGAAGGCCCGCCGGAACGTATCGCCATCGTCGCCGTGGCAGCGAAGGTGTTTGGTGAGGTTATTAGCGTGTCATATTTTGTGATTTCTGCGGCATAATACGCAGCCTGTAGCGCCGAAGACCCGTTGTTAAAGGCTACAGCATAGCGAGCGCCACAATATTCGGCGATACCATTTTCGAAGCTCTCGACATAAGGGCCCCTAGTGATGACGCCACTAGTAAGAACGTCATTAACCTGCTTGATGTCTTCGGCATCAATACTATGATGAGCATAAGGTATAAATTTTTTCGTTGTCATTTTTTAAACCTTGGGTGTAACGTAATGTTTATCAACTTAAACTATAAAACATATCAAAATATGATGAAAGCATACTTTTCCCTAATTATTATTATGGCGTCATTATTGATGGCACCATGCTACGCTGACAAAACAGACGTAGAATACGCCGACAATACCGACACGGAGCAGGTCGTCGACATTAATGTCGACGTCGCCGACGCCGCCGATACGGAATACGCCGACGAGGCCGATGAGGAATACGCTGACGAAATCGATGAGGAAGAGCCTGAAGACGACGCCGAAGAAGAGCTTGAAGGCGACTCTGAAGAATCGGGCCTTATCAGCACGTCCCTTATGGTGCAATGGTTTCCGCAGGCGCAGTTTGCTGGGTACTATGTTGCTCTTGAAAACGGGATATATGAAGAATATGGCCTCGATGTCGAGATATTTTATGCTACACCCGATGAATTCGCCGTAGATTATCTTGTATGGGAGGAAGTCGATTTTATCACAGCATGGCTGCCGACGGCATTGAAAGAAAACGATAACGACAATAATTTTGTAAACCTAGCACAGATCGTTCAGAAGTCGTCGCTTATGTTTGTAGCGAAAAAAGAGTCGGGAATTTCCACGCTATCAGACTTCAACGGCAAAAAGATGAGCATATGGTCAAAAGATTATGAGGCACCCCCACGGATTTTTATCGCTAAGAATGGTCTCGATGTTGATGTTATCATGCAAGGCACTACAGTAAATCTCTTTTTGCGCGACGGTGTCGATATTGCAACGGCGACGTGGTATAACGAATACGATACCATAATAAACTCGGGATATGACCCAGAAGATATTACGACATTCTTTTTTAAAGACTATGGCCTTGACCTCCCAGAAGATGGTATCTATACCCGCGGAGATCTATACGAAGAAGATAGCGATATGTGCGACGCCTTTGTAAAGGCATCGCTAGAAGGTTGGAGATATGCTTTTGATAATAAAGAAGAAGCAATCGATATCATTATGATGTATATGGAAGATGAAGAAATTCCCGCTAGTAGAGTACATCAAGAGTGGATGCTCGACCGCATGGAAGAGATCATAAAAGGCGATAGCAATGAAATCTCGGGAGAACTTCGTGAAGAAGATTACCGCCGTGTTGTAGATGCCATGAAAGAAGAAGGCATCATAACTAATAGTATGGAATATAAAGAATTCTTTAAACCAATGATTGAGGCCCAGCCTTCGCCATAAGGTTTTTATGGTGTGAAGGCTAGCTGATATAAATCTGATATAGGAATTAATAGCGATGTTGAAAAATAAAAGCATAATGACAAGTCTTATCTTTACTGTTATAACAACAGTGATGATACTGTTTAGCGCCATCTTGGGATATAATTACTGGGTTTCGAGAGAAATCGTCGTCAACGGAATAGAGAAAAACGCCAATGATATCATCGAAGGCACTGCTAATGAAATACATGCCATATTGCAAAAGTTCGAGACAATAACAGAGACGGCAGCAGATCTTCTTGAAGATGTCGACGGTTTCTTCGAAAACGAACAGCAAAATCAGATTCTTAGAAGCATCGCAGTAAATAACCCAGGAGTTTTTGGCTTCTCAACATCATATGAACCATATGCCTTCCACCCTAATAGGTACTATTTCTCGTCATATTCATATCGCGAAGATGGTGAGGTTGTAGATGACTTTGAAGATGATCCATATGCCCCAGAAGAAGAATACGATGATTCTGAAGAAGAGGCCGAAGAAGACGCCGCGGATTCTGAAGAAGACTACGAAGATGAAGAAGAGTACGAGTACTTAGGAGAGGAAGAGGGTGATTATGAATATCTATACAATTATCGCGACTATTACCAGATACCATTAGAGCTAGAAAAACCGATGTGGAGCGAACCATACTTTGATGCTGGCGATGGTGGCGGAAATGTCGTTATGTCGACATACTCCGTGCCATTATATAAAACAATAGACGGGGAAAGGAAAATTATGGGCATCCTCGCCACAGACGTTTCCTTGGGATGGCTTAGAGATATGGTTTCGTCAATACAGATAGCAGAGACGGGATATAGCTTTTTGATATCAAGTAACGGTATGATGGTAGTACACCCTAATGAAGAGTGGGTGAGTAACGAGACAATATTCACCATAGCAAAAAACCTGGGCGACGATGAACTACGCACGCTAGGAAAAGATATGGTGCGAGGCGAAAAAGCCTTCGTCCCAAGAAAAAGCCTGGTAACACAAAAAGATGGATGGTTAGCATATATCCCTCTGGAAACAACAGGATGGTCTCTTAGTATATTCTTCCCAAAAGCAGAACTTATGGCAGGGGTGACAAAGCTTACAAAGACAATGATAATAATAGGTATCATTGGATCAATGATATTGGCATTCTTTATCGTCTTAATCTCACGAGCAATAACGACGCCAATACGTAAACTCGTGACAAAAACCAAAGAGCTCGCAAAAGGAAACCTCAATATACAAATAGAAAAGAGAGAAACAAAGAATGAAGTAGGAATTCTATATAACTCTTTTGCCACTATGAAAGACGACCTTAAAAAATATATTAAAGAACTTACAGATACTACAGCCGCTAAAGAACATATTGAAAGCGAGCTCAATGTCGCTCACGAAATACAGATGAGTATGATACCGAAAATCTTCCCGGCATTCCCCGAAAGAGAAGAAATAGATCTATATGCAATACTGAAATCAGCAAAAGAAGTCGGCGGAGACCTCTATAACTTCTTCATGCTCGATGATGACAACTTATGCTTCTTCATTGGCGACGTCTCTGGAAAAGGAGTGCCAGCATCACTATTCATGGCAGTAAGCAACACCCTTATCGAAACAATAGCACGCGAAGAAGGACACAACCCCAGAAATATCCTCACGAAAATTAATAAACAAATATCTGATGGTAACGACACTTGTATGTTCGTTACTCTGCTTTTCTGCATTTTCAATATGAAAACCGGAGAACTGTCATACGCCAACGGAGGACATAACCCTCCAATAATAATAAATAAGAAAGGGGGTGTCGAATACCTTGCATTGAAACCAGGAGTTTCTATAGGTATTGACCCCGATGCTATATACCATAACGAAAAATTGACAATGAAGCCAGGAGATAGAATATACCTCTACACCGATGGCGTAACAGAAGCCTTCAACACAAAAGGTGAAGAATATTCCGAAGCGAAACTCCTCGAAACAATGCAAAACATGGAACATGAAAAATTAAATGTTAAAGACGCTGTCGAAAATGTCTTGGAAAGCGTTAAAACATTCGCCGGAGAAGAACCACAGTCCGACGATATCACAATGGTAATGCTAGAATATATAACACCAGGAAATAGCTAGCGTATAGAAGAAAAATTATATTCCGAATTTCTTTCATGCTATACGCTCCACGCTATTCCTATCCGCTTTTCTTTTCTATCCGCTTTTCTTTTTATGTTGATAACTCCATAGTGGCAGGGATATAGCGGTATGATAATAAAATCTTCACCATAAACATGTTATGAACAATGCGGCAGGGAAAGTATTCAAAAAAATATTTTTTGCAGTGTTGTTCTCTTAGGGTCAATGTTTTACGGAAAGGATGCTTTTTTTTGTGATAATTTTCTTGCAGGCTAACGATCGACGTGCTAAAGTTTTCATCGTTATTTAAGAGAAAATGCGCCCACAATACATTGTGGAAACGTTGTTCATAACCTCGGAAAAAGGAAGCCTTTTGTATGGTCGCTTGTGAGATTGCTGGATGTTGGGGACAATTTATTGAATATATGAAGGGACGCTGTTCTGATACGGCGTTTCGTAATTGGCTTGATCCTATCGTTGTTATTGACGAAGACATTGAGCTTGTTACCCTTGAGGTTCCTAATATTTTCGTTCAGGACTATTTACTTTCGAATTACAAGAGCGAGCTTTGTAGTTTTCTTCCTGTACGTTCTAGTGGAGAGCCTGCTATAGAGTTTGTCATTGCTGCTCCTAAGAAGCGCGAGGCTGTTGCACCGACGATATCGTCGTCATCTCCAGTGTCAGTAGAGCCTAAGTATGTTATGAAGCTCAATGATTTTTATATTTTCGATAACTTCATCGAAGGCCCTGCCAATCAATTCGTTAAGTCTGCAGCGCTGGGAGTGGCGAACAACCCGAGCAAATCGTATAATCCTTTATTTATGCATGGTGGTGTAGGACTTGGTAAGACGCATCTTCTTCATGCCATAGGGCATCATGTGCAGAAGAACTACAAGCATCTTCGCGTGCAATGTATTACTACAGAAGCATTTATCAACGACCTTGTCGACAGCCTTCGTAATAAGTCCGTTGATAAGATGAAGAGATTTTATCGTAGCCTTGATGTGTTGCTTGTCGATGATATACAGTTCTTGCAGAACAGGCTAAACTTCGAAGAAGAGTTTTGTAATACCTTCGAGAGTCTTATCAACCAGAACAAGCAGATTGTGATAACGAGCGACAAGCCACCATCACAGCTGAAGCTTTCGGAGCGCCTTGTTGCGAGGATGGAGTGGGGCCTTGTCGCCCATGTTGGTATCCCTGACCTTGAGACGCGCGTTGCAATATTACAATATAAGGCCGAGCAGAAGGGCATGAAACTTTCGAGTAATGTAGCATTCTTCATAGCAGAGCATATATTCAGCAACGTACGTCAGCTTGAAGGCGCGGTAAATAAGCTAAGCGCACACTGTCGTCTTCTAAACCAAGACATCACCGAAGAGCTTGTTGAGATGGCGCTGAGCCAGATGCTATGCCATGCTCCACAGGAGAAGATCTCCGTAGAGCAGGTTTTGAAGAGCGTTTCTGCGGTGTTCCAGGTTCGTGTCAACGACCTAAAAGGAAGCACGCGCACCAAGGATATCGCCCTACCTCGTCAGGTTGCCATGTATCTTGCTAGGGAGATGATAAACGAGTCTCTTATGATGTTGGCGGCGTCTTTTGGTAAGACGCATTCGACGATATTACACGCTTGTAAAAATATAGAGTCCAAGGTTGAGAAGGACAATATGCTCAAAAGACAGGTTGAGATGGTTCGCAGGAATATTAGTACGTAGGGTAAAAAAAATAAGACAACATACTTTTTATCGTGTTGATGTTGACTTTTTCATAAAATAGAGATTATATATACGATAATATAGGTTACTTAATGTATGTTTAAGAAGTACACAAAAAGTTTATTCGAGAAAGAGATGATAAATCACTATAACGAGAGAGAAGATATGGGATCATCAGGCCATCAAAAACAAGAGAGGCCTATGCCGTCTCAACATAATGAACCTCAGCAGCCGATACAGCAGCAAGGTGCTAGTGTCTATACTTCTACCGCTGTAGAGCAACAGGAGCTTCGTCAAGACGCTCCGCAGCGCCCTTCTTTCGAGGAGAGGCAGCAGCAAAACATGTCGATACCGTCGATGATGCAGCAAGAATATACTTCCCTTTCTGAGGATGACTTTTCTAGCGAAGAGGACTGGAATGAGAAGATCGCAGCATTGCCATCATCGCCATCATTCCATCCTGATAACTTCGATGAAGAGCCAGAGACCACGCTTGGCGAAGGTGTTGTCTTTAAAGGCACGCTGAATTTCAAGAGATATCTTCGTGTCGATGGGACTTTCGAAGGTGAACTCATCTCCGACGGTAAGCTTATCATAGGACCTAAAGGTGTGGTGAAGTCCAACCTTAAGATGCATGAAGTCATTGTCGAAGGGTATGTCGAAGGAAGCGTAGAAGTCGAAGAGCGTATAGAGCTTCGTGGCGATGCACAGATTCATGGCGATATAACAGCGCGGTCGTTGAGCGTCGATGATGGCGTTACAATAATAGGCCATGTGTGTGTCAAGCCTGATATCTCGATAGAAATCGACGTCAGCGAAGAAAAGAAAGCATCGAAGAAAAAGAAATAATGGTTTCTGTATAAGATTCGCATGTATGTAAAAAGCCAGGGCAACAATATTGTTGTGACCTTGGCTTTTTTGTATAACTAACTGATTTTATATGTAAAAAGTTCGGAGTAGGATTTTTCTACCACGGAGACACGGAGTGCACGGAGAAAGCAGGATTTTTGCCACAGAGGACACAGAGGAACCACAGAGGTTTCACAGAGAGGAAAAAACAAACCGGCTGGTGGATTCT is a genomic window of Waddliaceae bacterium containing:
- a CDS encoding N-acetylmuramoyl-L-alanine amidase → MIRAVILFAISLIAITSCSSRQTSSTLDTENLITSATTTPIIKKASTIIAIDAGHGGKDPGALSYDKRHLEKHMTLATVMMVKNYLEDMGYDVILTRNANTTLPLYKRAAIANKINADLFVSIHYNSSLNRKANGIEIFYYKTSTTSKQYAQHVLDALIQHTKAPSRGIKPAYFTVLEETTMPAILVEGGFMSNPAEMHILKKPQYLNVIAYSIAEGIHWSLSIEH
- a CDS encoding penicillin-binding protein 2, encoding MKTPTIPSSIRNRIFTIALIMSVMFSALIIKFFTIQIIEGEKWSQKAKNLHEIVIKEPFRRGSFYSNTSLYRRHPESPQPLVIDVPVFHLYIDPASIPERCHDDIAKELWSFASLPLSSREHFDKQFTYSRSRSRKLIVELDKESHDAIVTWWRGYSRANKIAGNAIYFINDYQRSYPFGSLLGQALHTIRDTKEEVTKQGLPTGGLELYFNEQLTGTLGKRRIIRSLRNPIAKGELLVAPHNGADIYLTINHYIQSIVEEELAHAITTAKAVGGWAVMMEPATGEIMALAQYPFFDPMNYHEYFNDKDLVEDSKIRAVTDAYEPGSSMKPITVAIALQANKELQASGKEALFDPDEKLDTSRGNFPGRSRDLKDGRVHKFLNMYQALQKSSNIYVARLAQRIVETMGDEWYRQAIENFGFGKKTYIELPAEAQGLVPTPGVKYASGALQWSKPTPFSLAMGHNIIMNSIQHARAYCIFANGGFLVTPTIVKKIVEHHDDGSENVILENKSDDVTVFPKILDEDIIEKVIKGMKYVTKMGGTARRADISGYTEAGKSGTSEKIIDGKYSDERYISNFIGFAPLKNPRFVLLVVIDEPSRVYLPYIGKNWHGGTCASPAFRNIAFRTLEYLGVSPDDPHGYPVGDPRRDAKEADWLDEIEELRETYKQWNEQ
- a CDS encoding UDP-N-acetylmuramoyl-L-alanyl-D-glutamate--2,6-diaminopimelate ligase → MKLRKLLKDIDVEEIKGSKEIEITGLCSNSKFAAPGNLFIAKRGGSYDGNIYIPEALDAGASAILTDIYNPFYKNTVQLIHPDVPDVEASLAANYYGSPDKKLLMVGVTGTNGKTTCSFMIKHLLDSVSKPCGLVGSLQYIIGSYHQEASHTTPDVITNYRLLNNMVSEGCHAAVMEVSSHALDQNRVQGIQFDAAIFTNLSQDHLDYHKTMKRYASSKALLFKGLSPRDKKALMPYHKTAIVNIDDPWNQYIIKSCKAPIITYAIDNDADVSASSIIYGRESTTFDVSYGGSTLPFTTSFPGKYNVYNILAVVAFGVTHGIPFETIPPLVSSIPAIAGRMQEVQNPLGIKVYVDSASTEDALHNVSSFLKSTAKNRLIIVFGCGGNRDKSKRPKMAQACEQHADICVVTTDNPRDENPETICRSITRAFSSGTNYVVEVDRREAIHYAIKIAEPGDTVLIAGKGHEKKQYFAHKTIPFDDVAIAEELCNDISQKKVTV
- the rsmH gene encoding 16S rRNA (cytosine(1402)-N(4))-methyltransferase RsmH yields the protein MNELHIPVLAEEFLHFFRERHINTFVDGTLGLGGHASAILKEHEEIKTFVGIDEDRHALSIAEKNLSAHKERIMLIRSNFRDMKAAVEDHGIDGVDGIFLDIGVSSLQLDDGSRGMSFSQEGPLDMRRDPSMPLTASEIVNRWTEKQLGTIFREYGEEPRWRRIAKIIVDGRRKKRLITTTDLVELLSPHLPRLGRKKISPMTLVFQALRIAVNDELGALKAVIPDAIALLSPGGRLGIISFHSLEDRIVKNVFRLAASKHSTSPDIPDIVVEENPTVTLLTKKPIAPSPEEIKSNPRSRSAKMRFIEKLGDKNK
- a CDS encoding DUF5399 family protein codes for the protein MENIYKLPFQVHIEYAQRTRLIESVNEQYRISEAGSIPSQMSVVNTFPRTLELDMLFGMMTSNAPWAMFMPPRKFYSQRRPSFISYRAAPSLGTLEKQAADYLKLKNLSSLSDEEGEEGEGREEEEEEKSALCSCFEQLDEINSWKGHILGRVAELLAG